From the Portunus trituberculatus isolate SZX2019 chromosome 8, ASM1759143v1, whole genome shotgun sequence genome, the window TTAAGTGTTCCAAAAATGTcgcttccgttttcttcctcatgTCTCGTTTTTTGTATGACGATCCATgttcttgtaaaaaaaatatgttacgCCTCTacattaataaagaaagatgataatgatgtgtgTTATTTGATGTGCctttgtggtgatgtggtgcagAGGACTGTGTGCctttgtggtgatgtggtgcagAGGACTGTGTGCctttgtggtgatgtggtgcagAGGACTGTGTGCctttgtggtgatgtggtgcagAGGACTGTGTGCctttgtggtgatgtggtgcagAGGACTGTGTGCCTTTGTGGTgcaaaagaaggataaaaggcCTTGTTCACACAGGGTGGTTTGCACCGTGTGGTTGGAAACGCGCGGTAACATTTCCAATGATAGTGTGTGGAATGGTTGACACAGCGGTTTGGAAACGCGGCGGATTGCAAACAGCCGCGGTTGCAAGATTTTCCTCGCCACCGCGCGGTTTGCCAGAGTGTCGAGATGCAGACAAGCATACTGCATGGTTGACACAGGGCGGTGCACCACGCCGTTTGAGTGCACTGAGCGGCATTATTGGGTGTACGCCAGCCAGTGAGACAGCAGCAGGATGTGCGCTACTGTGACAATGTTGGACTCTGCCCGTGATGAGTCACGGCATGCCAGTCAGTGACAGCAGTGGCGCTGTCTGctgagggatggagagggatcAGTTTGACACCTATTTATCAATCAGTGGAATTGAAAAACGTGCATTGACATGCTTGACCCTGGCGGCAACACTACATACTCGTACCTGTGTGTGTCACGAAAACACCTTACTCGTATAGAAATCAActgaccttttatttatttattaatttcttggtCTGGATTTTCAGTTGAAGAAATGAGTGTTTCCTTTGCAGCCAGTTTCCTGACAACTGGAACTTTAcatgtcacttttttctttttggttttatatataaatatttgtttttaataAAACTTATAGTAAGGAGTCATCTTAATGTTATGACAAGTTTGTGTTGTGGGGAGAGGGAATCCTTCATCCTAGTGTTGTTTGAAGGTGTAGCGTCCTCTCCATTAGTTCCACCAAGTCGTCAAATTATTTCACCAACATTGTCAAATAACTGAGACACTTTTTGTCCTGGAGTGTGAAGGAAGGCTCCAGGGTGGCCAGGGTGGCAGACACACCTCGTAAGTCTGCCATGTTGAATTGTATGGACCCAATGTTGCCTTTGTCTCTGCCTGCACTGTTCCAAGCGGCGAtgcaacacccaaacacacactgcCTCCTCCACATCACCCTGACCCTCTCACCGCCCTGTGTCAACAAGACGAGTGTGCctttgtggtgatgtggtgaagaGGATaaggggaagatgaaggaaagaaaggaggtagagGGGATATAGTGGAAGAGATGGTGATAGTGGcggggaggatgaagagggagtTATCGTAAGGGAAATAggatgaaatgataaataacaaataaaaattaaaccaaatgaaagaagaataagagaaaatataagaaagatagaaaataaataagaaaatgaaaaaaagaaagaaaatacgagaaatacacacacacacacacacacacacacacacaaacacaaaacaccaaatagCTATGACTCAGACCGTACGCAGCATAAACAAAACTAAGGTACCTCTAGCTATGAGTCAGACCGTaccaaaataaaatatgaacaaGGTAATACACTAACaatacatcaaaacacacaaaaccacacaattaataaaaatacaagcaaaatacaCCAAATAGACAACATGTAGCTATGAATCAAACCGTACGAAgcataataaacaaacaaagggaACCATTAGCTATGAGTCAAACCGtaccaggaagaaaaaaatcaagataataatgaaaatatagaaaaaagtccattaaaaacacagaaaaacataaaattaataaaaaacaaaaacaaaatacacaaaataagcAACAAATAGCTATGAATCAGGCCGTACGTAGAATAGTAAAGAAGCAAAGGATACCACTAGCTATGAGTCAAACCGTACCAAGCTCGCCATCTATCAGCAGCGCGGGGAAGCAGCATTAAAGTCCCTCAGTGTTGTTTACATGGCGTGTGTGGGAGGATGTGTTGTGTGTCCTCTTGAGTGTGTTGCCTCGTGGACTCTTGGCTGAGGTaatgtgtttatttgtattgtgctttgttgactgtgtgtgtttgtctgtctctctctctctctctctctctctctcgtattaaaGGTCTTATTAAACacatattgtattattattattattattattattattatgtacacacacacacacacacacacacatttaaacaacacacatcatcatcatcatcatcatcatcatcattgccatcatcatcatcatcatcatcatcatcatcagccagTCAGACCGAAacttaacaaaaatataataacaagaagccatatttatttttccggCCATTTAATTTAgtcttaccaaaaaaaaaaaaaaaaattagaaaacgggaagaaaacgagaagggaaATAAATTATAGTCTTatacataaccaccaccaccaccaccgccaccaccaccaccaccaccaccaccaccgtagcTGTCCTTGGCGTGGTCAGCCTTGTACTTCACCACCtgcaggaagagagggaagaattaacacaaacacacgcacgaaacactagagaaagagagaaaaagaaaggaaaacaaagaaaaacacatacattggaagaaaaggaagacaaacaggaagaaacgagagaaaaatgaacacacacacacacacacacacacacacacacacacacacacacacacacacacacacacacacaaataagacaaaaatgatcaataataagtaatagtgtacagtaatagtaatagtaatagtgtacagtattagtaatagtaatagtaatagtaatagtaatagtgtcaGGTGAAGGTATAAGGCAAATAGAAGGCCAGGAACAAGTGACAGGGGTGAAGGGTGTGTGAGGAACAAGTGGCAGGGGTGAAGGGTGAGTGAGAGGGTGGGGTGCAGCACCTGTCTGTGGCCGTAGGGCAGCGTGACGTAGTACTCTCCGTCCACCACGCTGCCGTCACTCTCCTCACGCTGGCCGTACTCCGCGCCGCGCCCCGGGTCACTCACGCGGTACTCGAAGCGGTACGGCACCGGCGCACCCTGGGGAGGGAAGGCCGCCCGGGCCACGATGTCACTGTCCCGcccgcacatacacacactctctctctctctctctctctctctctctctctctctctctctctctctcttacctcgtCATTGTGGTTATAACGTTGCTGGTTGAGCTTGGGTGATGCACCGTGGTCCTGTGGTCCACCATGGGGTGGTGGACCGTGGTCCTGGGGTCCACCGTAGCTTTGTTGGGGTGGTGGACCGTGGTCCTGTGGTCTATCATAACTTGGCTGCGGTGGCTGGGGTGGTGGGCCGTGGTCCTGTGGTCCACCGTAGCTTTGCTGGGGTGGAGGACCGTGGTCCTGGGGTCCACCGTAGCTCTGCTGGGGTGGAGGACCGTGGTCCTGGGGTCCACCGTAGCTCTGCTGGGGTGGTTGGGGTGGTGGACCGTGGTCCTGTGGTCCACCGTAACTTTGTTGGGGTGGTTGGGGTGGTGGACCGTGGTCCTGGGGTCCACCGTAGCTCTGCTGGGGTGGTGGACCGTGGTCCTGGGGTCCACCGTAGCTCTGCTGGGGTGGTTGGGGTGGTGGACCGTGGTCCTGGGGTCCACCGTAGCTCTGCTGGGGTGGTGGACCGTGGTCCTGTGGTCCACCGTAACTTTGTTGGGGTGGTTGGGGTGGTGGACCGTGGTGTAGCTCTGCTGGGGTGGTGGACCGTGGTCCTGGGGTCCACCGTAGCTCTGCTGGGGTGGCTGGGGTGGTGGACCGTGGTCCTGGGGTCCACCGTAGCTCTGCTGGGGTGGTGGACCGTGGTCCTGTGGTCCACCGTAACTTTGTTGGGGTGGTGGACCGTGGTCCTGGGGTCCACCGTAGCTTTGCTGGGGTGGTTGGGGTGGTGGACCGTGGCCCTGTGGTCCACCTGTAGCTTTGTTGGGGTGGTTGGGGTGGTGGACCGTGGTCCTGGGGTCCACCGTAGCTTTGCTGGGGTGGTTGGGGTGGTGGACCGTGGTCCTGGGGTCCACCGTAGCTTTGTTGGGGTGGCTGGGGTGGTGGACCGTGGTCCTGGGGTCCACCGTAGCTCTGCTGGGGTGGTGGACCGTGGTCCTGGGGTCCACCGTAGCTCTGCTGGGGTGGCTGGGGTGGAGGACCGTGGTCCTTGGGTCCACTGTAGCTTTGTTGGGGTGGTTGGGGTGGTGGACCGTGGTCCTGGGGTCCACCGTAGCTCTGCTGGGGTGGCTGGGGTGGTGGACCGTGGTCCTGGGGTCCAACGTAGCTCTGCTGGGGTGGTGGACCGTGGTCCTGGGGTCCACCGTAGCTCTGCTGGGGTGGCTGGGGTGGTGGACCGTGGTCCTGTGGTCCACCATAGCTTGGCTGGGGTGGAGGACCGTGGTCCTGTGGTCCACCATAgcttggctgtggtggtggaccATGGTCCTGTGGTCCGCCATAGCTCTGCGAGGTTGTTGGTCCATAgtcttggtgtggtggtggagcatAATCTTGGTGGGAAGATGGACCGAGGTCCTGAAGTTCATTATAGTCTATatggagtgaaggagtgtggTCCAGTGGTCCAGCATGGCCCTGGGGAGGTAGCGGGGCGAGGTCCTGCTGCAGACGTGTACCGTAGCCTTCCTCGGGCGGCGCACCGTACtcttcctgtgggacaccatagTCTGGCTGGGGCCCCGGGCCATGGTCCTGCTGGGATGGTCCACCGTGGACCTGCGTGGGTGGAAGGCCAAGATCCTGCAGTCCACTGTAATCTTGAGGTGGTGGACCGTACTCTGTCTGGGGTGGCGGGCCATAGTCTGGTTGGGGTGGTGAGCCGTGGTCCGGCGGTGCACCATACCCTGGCTGGGGTGCTGGTCCATACTCTTCCTGGGGAGGTGGACCGTGATCCTGTGGTCCATCATATCCTTGCTGGAGTGGTGGACCGTAGTCTTCCTGTGGGCCAGTGTACTCTGTCTGGGGAGGTGAACCATAGTCCTGCTGGGGTGGTGGACCATAGTCTTCCTGGGGTGATGGACCGTGAGCTTCTGGTCCATCATATCCTTGCTGGGGTAGTGAACCATACTCTTCCTGGGGTGGTGGACCGTAGTCTTCCTGTGGGCCATTGTACTCTGGTTGGGGAGGTGAACCATACTCCTGCTGGGGCGGTGGACCGTGATCCTGTGGTCCATCATATCCTTGCTGGGGTGCTGAACCATAATCCTGAGGACCACTGAACTCTGGTAGGGGAGGTGGGCCATACTGCTGCTGGGGAGATGGACCATGGCCCTGGTGTGGTCCATAATCATCCTGGGGTATCACACTGCCATAGAATATCTCCTGTCTTTCCTCACCAACCTGGGGACTGCGGGGTTCTGCTGGGGGcgtgtcctcctccacctcctccacctcctcctcctcctcctcctcctcttcctcctcttctccactactgacgaaggaggaggaggaggtggtggtggtggtgtggggtgaCGCCTCCTGCAGCAGTGTGGTGTCCTGTGGGGTGTCTAAGACGCTGGGGTGTTCAGGCGGTTCCAGGGGCAggccgaccaccaccaccgccaccccagTTAGGAAAGCGAGGACCCATGTGTGCTGGGGTGACAGAAGAAAACTGGTGAAGCTGGGGTGAAACTGGGGTGAGGCTGgggtgactactactactactactactactactactactactactactactactactaaataatgtaaaataaatcttaccattatatttcttccttccttccttccttcttccttccttccttccttccttccttcttttcttcttttcttccttcttcctttccttctctgcactgactgactgactgactcacgaTCGCTCTCTTTATATAGGGATGAAAGCcccctctctgttttctctcgtgatgttaaagagagagagagagagagagagagagagagagagagagagagagagagagatgaaatggtTTAGGTtcaaatgttattgttgttattattattattattattattattattattattattattattattattattattgttgttgttgttgttgttgttatcttctcttattcctcttcactatcatcatcatcatcttcttcttcttcttcttcttcttcttcttcttcttcttcttcttcttcttcttcttcttcttcttcttcttcttcttcttcttctctttcttcttcctcttctcctcctccttcttctttttcatcattatctttttcctcttcttcctctttttcttattattattatcattattcttcctcctcttcttcttcctcttcttcttcttcttcttcttcttcttcttcttcttcttgaacatgttattattgtttctctccACTGACCATCTTTcaccccccatcctcctcctcctcctcctcctcctcctcctcctcctcctcctcctcctcctttgtttgtatttcttttagtctcacttttttctcctttctctctctccagacaatgtgtgaaaattagagaaagcTCACAATGAACAAACCGTATGttgtcgtaatagtagtagtaatagtagtagtggtagtaataatagtaatagtagttgtaatggtgACGCTTGTagttaaagtaataataataataataataataataataataatattttgtgTATATAGAATAGTGAGAAGAAATTGTTAGgttacactattactactactactactactactactactactactaccaccactaccactactactaccaccaccactaccaccactactactactactactactactttttctgtgtttttgatGTATATTCAGACATTACTTTCAAATTTAAgagcataacaacaacaacaactattactactactactactactactactactactactactactactactactactactactactactactactactacttgtacctGTTCTTGTTACCTTTGTGATGAATCATTTCTGACCTATATATTTTCGTTgtcataagaggaggaggaggaggaggaggaggaggaggaggtgatttcCTGTAtcgtcatctttcttccttcctctctttttcctccgttAAATctatcaagtctctctctctctctctctctctctctctctctctctctctctctctctctctctctctctctctctctctctagacgtatttcgaggagataagaggaggaggaggaagaggaggaggaagtggaggatgagaagaaagagaaataaggaaaaaggaagaagaagaagaagaggaggaggaggaggaggaggaggaggaggaggaggaggaggaggaggaaggcatacCAAGGAAGAAAgttaacaggaagaagagaacgacaACTAGATTAACaacgaaaggaggagaggaggaggaggaggaggaggaggaggaggaggaggaggaggaggaggaggaggaggaggcgtcagATGCAGGGAAACGAAAAGAACATCTGtggttttctacttttcctgggcatgactttttattttcactactactactactactactactactactactactactactactactactactactacttactaccactactactgttgtttttgctgttctttttctttctccttttttttttattaccatcaACACAAccatcgctactactactattactactactattactactactactactactactactactactactaataataaaactagaccatttatttatttatttatttatttatttatttgtttagtgaCACACAGCTGTTATTAATCTTATTATTTACAAAGGTTACTCAGAAAGGTCATAAAATAGCTTaactgtaccacacacacacacacacacacacacacacacacacacacacacacacacacacacacacacacacacacacatttcctcttcatgtgtgtgtaaaCAGTGTGTAGGAAAGCGTGACTGTATGACTTGTGTGCGCTTTATTCTGCCTGATCCAcctgtcatcctcttcctcctcctcctcctcctcctcctcctcctcctcctcctcctcctcctcctcctcctcctcctcctcctctaatctgattctgttcctcttctttctgttaactttctttctttctttctctcgtttccttttgctgttgttgtgttttttctatttttcttttttcttcttcttcttcttcttcttcttcttcttcttcttcattttcttttatccttcattcttttaaacttttcttcctttgtattaacttttttctttctccacctcctcctcctcctcctcctcctcctcctcctcctcctcctcctcctcctcctcctcctcctctttcacaaccatttcctttttttcccatccatTCTTAATCAAattcttattcattcctttgtaataaactttcctcctcctcctcctcctcctccttctcctcctcctcctcctccttctcaagtgtaagtcctcttcttctttctggcAAAAATCCCTTTAAATTTCTCCGTACGAAGCCGGAACTCCCTGTACCCGTAGGCGTAGATGAGCGGGTTAGCTAGGGAATTGGCAACCACGGCGCAGTACAGCAGGGTATTGAGCAGGTGCAGCAGGCAGGGGCGCTTCTGCTGCTCTGCGCTGTACACTAGAGACCCCACGACGAAGGGGACATACGTGGCTGTGAAGGAGATGAGGATTAACAGCACGGTTTTCACAGCTCTGCATTTCTTAAGGAACATTACTTTGTCTATCGTCTCTGTCATTACTTTGTTCATGTActtggaggggaaaagagagcgCCATCCTTTTCCCTcgtcgtctttttcttcctcctcttcgtctgtgTCTAATAAGTCCTCTATGTTACCTTCCTGTTCCTCAAAGGTCGAGTCCTGCGTTTCGTGACTGTctttccttcgtgtgtgtgttttgcgtggCGTGGTTTGGTTTTTGAGTCCTGGTGGGTGTTCCTCAAGGTGCGAGTCCCCCTCTGTTTTGGTTTGATCGCTAGTTACTCCTGGGTCGGCTTGAGAATCGctggtttttctcttctttgtctctgttttgGGGTCACTTCCATCGCCTTTCCTTGTCCCAGTCACTCCAGAATCCACGTCTtttgtttgtggttgtggttgtggcggGGGTTCGTCAGGGAAAGcatctccttttccacctcatCCCTAGAACTCATCCGGCGTTCCTCATCCGCATCCGTTTCtttacccacctctctctcagcTCCACCCTTCGTATACTTACCTGCCACCACACCAGCGTTGTTAGCCTCCACAGGGACACCACAGGGCTTACCACACACAGGGGCCTTTGAAACACTCCCTGTAATCAAGACAGTATCTTCATAACCACGCCCTTTTTCACCACGTCTTGCTAACTCCTCCTTCTGTAGcgccatttccttcctcctctcctcctgcggctGGACTTCGAGGTgcaggaggtagtggtggtggtggtggaggtcctTGATTTCTTGGAGGACATGAAGGATAGCCGGAAGTTTGTGCTCCTTGCTGATTCCTTGGCTGTGTAGGACCCCCGTACCGAGCCTTGTGCATCCTTAGGGCCAGGGTGAGAAGGATGCTGTACAGACCCACTACTATTCCCAAGGGCACGGCGACCTACGAGGAAAGGGGTTTGTTGTGAgatgggtgtttgtggtgttttgttgtattttcggggtgttttgggggtgttttgggggttgtggtggtggtggtggtggtgatgatggtggtgtttaaattgttattggtgttgttgttactacttctgctgctactactattgctgctactacttctactgctattactgctactatttctactactactgctactatttcttgttctttttcttctcctactactactactaccaccatcaccaccaccaccaccaccagggccgTGAGACTTACCGAGGTGACGAAGAAGACGATGGCGAAGGTGGTGGAGATGACCTGAGCGAAGGCACACCTGTTGCACGCCTCTGGCCAGGTGACGTGCAGGCCCATGGCGGGGAGGGAgcctggagggagagagagagagagagagagagagagagagagagagagagagagagagagagagagagaaaatatatactaCTATcctattattacaacaacaactactactactactactactactactactactactactactactactcctcctcctcctcctcctcctcctcctcctcctcctcctcctcctcctcctccactactactactaccactacaactacttacCTATGAGCAGTGACAGGCACCATGAGACTATCAGGGCCCCGTACACCCTCCTCCGCGTCATGATAGTGTTGTAGTGAAGGCCGTGGCAGATGTAAAGATATTTGTCCACTGAGATTAGCACGATGGTGAAAATTGTCTCCTGGCATGCCGTCACTGCCActcctgttggtggtggtggtggtgatggtggtttgtggtggtggtggtgatggttgtgtgtTTTGATAGTGAAGTCGTGGTGATAGGGAaattaatggtgatggtgatgatgatggtgatgataatgtaaACCACAGTAAAAAGGTaaaattgatgatgataatgatgatgatactcaAACTCGACAAAAAactagtaaataaacaaaatgaaataagagaaatgaaatagcAAAGATTAATCCAcagtttaaaaagaaaatgaagataagaacaataacaacgaaaGAAACTAACACAGCATtcttgtaacctaacctaacttaacctaacttaacttcacctaacaacgaaagaaattaacacagcattcttgtaacctaacctaacttaacctaacctaaccaaacttaacctaacaacaaaaaaaactaacttaGAATTCttgtaaactaacctaacttaacctaacctaaccaaacttaacctaacaacaaaagaaactaACTTAGAATtcttgtaacctaacctaacttaacctaacctaaccaaacttaacttaacaacaaaagaaactaACTTAGAAtttttgtaacctaacctaacttaacctaacctaaccaaacttaacctaacaacgaaagaaattaacacagcattcttgtaacctaacctaacttaacctaacctagcctaacttaacctaatctcacCAAGAAATCGAACAGAAAGCTCaataagtaaaaagatagcaagaTTCTGGTGACATTATTTCATCTCACCAATTTGTAGCATGCAGGTGTTCTGGCGCCACAGGTCACTCTTATTGGTGACGTGCAGCAGGAAGGCAATCACCACGAACAGACCCACGGCAAAGTCACTAAGCGCAAGATTGcctggaggaaaaatagaagattgGTGATGTAAACAAATGGATAGTGTGGTGGTCAGAATGCTTGGGTTTGCCTTTCAATGTTACGTTTTCTCTGAAGGTTTGTTTATGTTCTGgtacgttttctgtttttttcgcgcgctttttgtgtgtttttgtggttttgttgggttttattgttgaattttttgttttttaggtgtgtgttgaaagtatgtattgttttattagtttttaggTCTGGTAGTGAATATTTCgtgtactgctattactactactactactactactactactactactactactactactactactattactacaactattattaccatttttaccAGAGAGAAATTTTAACTAAGCAATTGAGCTGTTAAaatcatccaaacacacacacacacacacacacacacacacacacacacacacacacacacctaccaatAAAATAGAAAGCGGGTTTATCGTGGCCTTGTCGTAGTATCCTGATGGTCCTGATGATGACTCCGAGGTTCACAAACACAGTCACGAAGCCGAGCACCAGTGTGGCCACCATGAGGGGAAGGGACATGCGGCCATCACAGTACTCTGAAGCAAGACAACGGGATTAGATTGACCTCCCGCTGGTTACCCTATTGGACTCAGCTCAAACTCGTTAAAGTGGCCCCGGGATTAGAGGTATCTCCCGGTGGTTACCCTGCTGGAGTTACCTCGAAGTGCCCCATCACAGCAGCAAGACAACGGGATTAGATTGACCTCCCGCTGGTTCCCCTATTGGACTCAGCTCAAACTCGTTAAAGTGGCCCCGGGATTAGAGGTATCTCCGGTGGTTACCCTGCTGGAGTTACCTCGAAGTGCCCCATCACAGCAGCAAGACAACGGGATTAGATTGACCTCCCGCTGGTTCCCCTATTGGACTCAGCTCAAACTCGTTAAAGTGGCCCCGGGATTAGAGGTATCTCCCGGTGGTTACCCTGCTGGAGTTACCTCGAAGTGCCCCATCACAGC encodes:
- the LOC123499980 gene encoding LOW QUALITY PROTEIN: alpha-1B adrenergic receptor-like (The sequence of the model RefSeq protein was modified relative to this genomic sequence to represent the inferred CDS: inserted 1 base in 1 codon): MEYEENALLDILENGNVNLYMGVCRDVNLSSKYHREYCDGRMSLPLMVATLVLGFVTVFVNLGVIIRTIRILRQGHDKPAFYFIGNLALSDFAVGLFVVIAFLLHVTNKSDLWRQNTCMLQIGVAVTACQETIFTIVLISVDKYLYICHGLHYNTIMTRRRVYGALIVSWCLSLLIGSLPAMGLHVTWPEACNRCAFAQVISTTFAIVFFVTSVAVPLGIVVGLYSILLTLALRMHKARYGGXYTAKESARSTNFRLSFMSSKKSRTSTTTTTTSCTSKSSRRRRGGRKWRYRRRRSVSKAPVCGKPCGVPVEANNAGVVAGGKGDAFPDEPPPQPQPQTKDVDSGVTGTRKGDGSDPKTETKKRKTSDSQADPGVTSDQTKTEGDSHLEEHPPGLKNQTTPRKTHTRRKDSHETQDSTFEEQEGNIEDLLDTDEEEEEKDDEGKGWRSLFPSKYMNKVMTETIDKVMFLKKCRAVKTVLLILISFTATYVPFVVGSLVYSAEQQKRPCLLHLLNTLLYCAVVANSLANPLIYAYGYREFRLRTEKFKGIFARKKKRTYT
- the LOC123499966 gene encoding extensin-like, translated to MHTWVLAFLTGVAVVVVGLPLEPPEHPSVLDTPQDTTLLQEASPHTTTTTSSSSFVSSGEEEEEEEEEEEEVEEVEEDTPPAEPRSPQVGEERQEIFYGSVIPQDDYGPHQGHGPSPQQQYGPPPLPEFSGPQDYGSAPQQGYDGPQDHGPPPQQEYGSPPQPEYNGPQEDYGPPPQEEYGSLPQQGYDGPEAHGPSPQEDYGPPPQQDYGSPPQTEYTGPQEDYGPPLQQGYDGPQDHGPPPQEEYGPAPQPGYGAPPDHGSPPQPDYGPPPQTEYGPPPQDYSGLQDLGLPPTQVHGGPSQQDHGPGPQPDYGVPQEEYGAPPEEGYGTRLQQDLAPLPPQGHAGPLDHTPSLHIDYNELQDLGPSSHQDYAPPPHQDYGPTTSQSYGGPQDHGPPPQPSYGGPQDHGPPPQPSYGGPQDHGPPPQPPQQSYGGPQDHGPPPQQSYVGPQDHGPPPQPPQQSYGGPQDHGPPPQPPQQSYSGPKDHGPPPQPPQQSYGGPQDHGPPPQQSYGGPQDHGPPPQPPQQSYGGPQDHGPPPQPPQQSYGGPQDHGPPPQPPQQSYRWTTGPRSTTPTTPAKLRWTPGPRSTTPTKLRWTTGPRSTTPAELRWTPGPRSTTPATPAELRWTPGPRSTTPAELHHGPPPQPPQQSYGGPQDHGPPPQQSYGGPQDHGPPPQPPQQSYGGPQDHGPPPQQSYGGPQDHGPPPQPPQQSYGGPQDHGPPPQPPQQSYGGPQDHGPPPQQSYGGPQDHGPPPQQSYGGPQDHGPPPQPPQPSYDRPQDHGPPPQQSYGGPQDHGPPPHGGPQDHGASPKLNQQRYNHNDEGAPVPYRFEYRVSDPGRGAEYGQREESDGSVVDGEYYVTLPYGHRQVVKYKADHAKDSYGGGGGGGGGGGGGGGGYV
- the LOC123499971 gene encoding protein FAM98B-like, encoding GGGGGKGGGGGGGGGGGGGGGGGGGGGGGGGGGGGGGGGGGRG